AAGCCACTGCTTATGCCAGTTGAAGACGTGTTCTCCATCAAGGGTCGCGGTACCGTTGCTACCGGTCGTATCGAACGCGGTATGGTTAAGGTAGGTGAAGAAGTTGAAATCGTCGGTATGAAGGCCACCAAGAAGGTGACTGTTACCGGTGTAGAAATGTTTAAGAAGCAGCTTGACCAGGGTCAGGCAGGTGACAACGTTGGTCTCCTCCTCCGTGGTGTAGAGCGTGAAGACATCGAGCGTGGTCAGGTTATCGCCAAGAGCGGTTCCATTACCCCTCACACAGACTTCGAAGCTGAGGTATACGTTCTTACCAAGGATGAAGGTGGTCGCCACACTCCATTCTTTAAGGGTTATAAGCCACAGTTCTACGTCCGTACCACAGACGTAACCGGCGCTGTAGAGCTTCCAGCTGGCGTTGAAATGGTAATGCCTGGTGACACTATTAAGTTCACCGTAAGTCTTATCGTTCCAGTAGCTATGGAAGACAACATGCGCTTCGCTATCCGTGAGGGTGGCCGAACCGTAGGTTCCGGTGTAGTAACCAAAATTATCAAGTAATTCTTGGTATAGGTTGTCCCGCCTTCGGGCGGGATTCCTGTCTCAAGAATGGTAAACAGCTCAACAGCAGAATAGAGATGGCCGAAGTCGCAAAGCAAAAAATCCGCATCCGCCTCAAGGCATACGATTATCGTATTATCGATAAGTCCGCAAAGCATATCATTGAAACTGCAGAGCGTACTGGCGCCAAGGTAGTTGGTCCAATCCCGCTTCCAAGCGATCGGAAGGTGACCACTGTCCTTCGTAGTCCTCACGTCGACAAGGACTCACGCGAACAGTTTGAAATGCGTATTCACAAGCGCTTGATCGATGTTGTTGAGCCATCCTCAACCACCATTGATTCACTGATGAATCTCGATTTGCCGGCAGGTGTCGACATCGAGATCAAGATGTAATTATTCAGTATCCAGCAGAACCTCTGGGGTAAACCCATGTTCGGAGGAAAACTATGTCAGCTCTTTTAGGAACAAAACTAGGCATGACGCGGGTCTTTGACGAGGCAGGTCGC
The genomic region above belongs to Verrucomicrobiia bacterium and contains:
- the rpsJ gene encoding 30S ribosomal protein S10, producing MAEVAKQKIRIRLKAYDYRIIDKSAKHIIETAERTGAKVVGPIPLPSDRKVTTVLRSPHVDKDSREQFEMRIHKRLIDVVEPSSTTIDSLMNLDLPAGVDIEIKM